Proteins found in one Onychomys torridus chromosome 21, mOncTor1.1, whole genome shotgun sequence genomic segment:
- the Pdia6 gene encoding protein disulfide-isomerase A6, with amino-acid sequence MRLLGMARLGLGLVSCTFFLAVSGLYSSSDDVIELTPSNFNREVIQSNSLWLVEFYAPWCGHCQRLTPEWKKAATALKDVVKVGAVDADKHQSLGGQYGVQGFPTIKIFGANKNKPEDYQGGRTGEAIVDAALSALRQLVKDRLAGRSGGYSSGKQGRGDSSSKKDVVELTDDTFDKNVLDSEDVWMVEFYAPWCGHCKNLEPEWAAAATEVKEQTKGKVKLAAVDATVNQVLASRYGIRGFPTIKIFQKGESPVDYDGGRTRSDIVSRALDLFSDNAPPPELLEIVSEDVAKKTCEDHQLCVVAVLPHILDTGAAGRNSYLEVLLKLADKYKKKMWGWLWTEAGAQYELENALGIGGFGYPAMAAINARKMKFALLKGSFSEQGINEFLRELSFGRGSTAPVGGGSFPAITPREPWDGKDGELPVEDDIDLSDVELDDLEKDEL; translated from the exons ATGCGGCTTCTCGGCATGGCTCGCCTGGGGCTCG GTCTGGTGAGCTGTACCTTCTTTCTGGCAGTCAGCGGTCTGTATTCCTCTAGTGACGATGTCATTGAATTAACGCCATCAAATTTCAACAGAGAAGTTATTCAGAGCAATAGTCTGTGGCTCGTGGAGTTTTATGCTCCATG GTGTGGTCATTGCCAGAGGCTAACACCAGAATGGAAGAAAGCAGCCACTGCATTGAAA GATGTTGTCAAAGTCGGCGCAGTCGATGCAGATAAGCACCAGTCCCTGGGAGGTCAGTATGGCGTCCAGGGATTTCCTACCATCAAGATATTTGGagctaacaaaaacaaaccagaagatTATCAGG GTGGCAGAACTGGGGAAGCCATCGTGGATGCTGCCCTCAGTGCTCTGCGCCAGCTCGTGAAGGATCGCCTCGCCGGGCGGAGTGGTGGCTACAGTTCCGGAAAACAG GGTAGAGGTGACAGTTCAAGTAAGAAGGATGTGGTGGAGCTGACGGATGACACCTTTGATAAGAATGTCCTTGACAGCGAAGATGTCTGGATGGTTGAGTTTTATGCTCCGTGGTGTGGACACTGCAAAAA CCTGGAGCCAGAGTGGGCTGCTGCAGCCACTGAGGTGAAGGAGCAGACGAAGGGGAAGGTAAAGCTGGCAGCCGTGGACGCCACCGTGAACCAGGTTCTGGCCAGCCGCTACGGG ATTAGAGGATTCCCTACAATCAAGATATTTCAGAAAGGCGAGTCTCCCGTGGACTATGACGGTGGCCGGACGAGATCAGACATAGTGTCCAGGGCCCTGGATTTGTTCTCAGATAATGCCCCACCTCCAGAGCTGCTCGAG ATCGTCAGCGAAGACGTCGCCAAGAAGACCTGTGAGGATCACCAGCTCTGCGTCGTGGCCGTCCTGCCTCACATCCTAGACACTG GGGCTGCAGGCAGAAACTCCTACTTGGAAGTTCTTCTGAAACTGGCCGACAAGTACAAGAAAAAGATGTGGGG GTGGCTGTGGACAGAGGCTGGCGCTCAGTATGAACTGGAGAACGCGCTGGGGATTGGAGGGTTCGGGTACCCTGCCATGGCAGCCATCAACGCACGCAAAATGAAGTTTGCTCTTCTCAAAGGGTCTTTCAGTGAACAAGGCATTAATGAGTTTCTCAG GGAACTGTCTTTCGGACGTGGCTCCACAGCACCTGTGGGCGGTGGttcctttcctgccatcactcccagaGAGCCCTGGGATGGCAAAGATGGCGAG cttcctgtggAGGATGACATTGACCTCAGCGATGTGGAGCTTGATGACCTGGAGAAGGATGAGTTGTGA